In Nakamurella antarctica, the following are encoded in one genomic region:
- a CDS encoding LysM peptidoglycan-binding domain-containing protein yields MSNDVIHHHSQHAPQKHISTPRHQTWSARATFAGTVALLLAITTQLPSPSALLYAGTGSSDITAVHGANAALETAILLLACATVWLLLCWLTLSAGLALMVTALPRTSAVVAGALLRRVTPLAARRMLLMAIGTGAVAGLTACAPASNNDSFSLVAPQSASATAGEESLGHAGPGGVPPDRQTFLWNADWPSAANQVGIEAAPAIQDAQPAAAEVGPTPPPPLADVDWPTSPATQATSPDGIDGAKAAVSGATDLAGGAGDTSTADAADPLIEGATSLDPVTVLAGDSLWSIAADHLSPGASDEQIDSCWRAWYVANSTVIGPSPDAIDVGMKLMPPTVSA; encoded by the coding sequence ATGTCAAACGATGTCATACACCATCATTCGCAGCATGCTCCGCAGAAGCACATCAGTACCCCCCGCCATCAGACGTGGTCCGCTCGTGCCACGTTTGCAGGGACGGTCGCACTACTGCTTGCCATCACCACCCAGTTGCCCTCGCCGAGCGCACTCCTTTACGCGGGCACTGGAAGCTCGGACATAACTGCTGTTCACGGCGCGAATGCAGCCCTCGAGACCGCAATTCTGCTGCTCGCTTGCGCTACCGTGTGGTTGCTGCTTTGCTGGTTGACGCTCAGCGCTGGCCTAGCGCTGATGGTGACCGCGCTGCCCCGAACTTCTGCTGTCGTCGCGGGTGCACTCCTACGGCGCGTCACACCCCTGGCCGCCAGACGCATGCTTCTGATGGCGATCGGCACCGGGGCGGTGGCAGGCCTCACAGCGTGCGCACCCGCGTCAAACAACGACAGCTTCTCGCTCGTAGCACCCCAATCCGCGAGCGCCACCGCCGGCGAGGAGTCACTAGGCCACGCAGGGCCGGGCGGGGTCCCACCTGATCGTCAAACATTCCTGTGGAACGCGGATTGGCCATCGGCGGCTAATCAGGTTGGCATCGAGGCAGCGCCTGCCATCCAAGATGCGCAACCGGCTGCCGCAGAAGTCGGGCCAACACCACCTCCTCCACTTGCTGACGTCGACTGGCCTACATCGCCAGCGACGCAGGCCACCTCACCCGACGGAATCGACGGAGCAAAGGCAGCGGTCTCGGGCGCCACCGATCTTGCTGGCGGCGCTGGTGACACCAGCACTGCCGACGCCGCAGACCCTCTGATCGAAGGGGCGACATCGTTAGACCCCGTCACCGTCCTGGCCGGCGACTCTTTGTGGTCGATAGCGGCCGACCACCTCTCCCCGGGGGCCAGCGACGAACAAATCGATAGTTGTTGGCGGGCATGGTATGTCGCGAATAGCACCGTGATCGGCCCCTCCCCTGACGCGATCGACGTCGGAATGAAACTGATGCCACCGACGGTGAGCGCATGA
- a CDS encoding helix-turn-helix domain-containing protein, translating into MTEQRFLTLADVAEILNISASQTYALVRSGDLRGIQIGGRNQWRVERAKLEEYIDQAYVRSAAALDDLPSTLPADA; encoded by the coding sequence ATGACAGAACAGCGATTCCTCACGCTGGCCGACGTGGCGGAGATTCTCAATATCTCCGCCAGCCAAACCTATGCACTCGTCCGGTCCGGAGACTTGCGAGGGATCCAAATCGGTGGCCGCAATCAGTGGCGGGTGGAGCGGGCAAAGCTCGAGGAATACATCGACCAGGCGTACGTCCGATCGGCAGCGGCATTAGACGACCTGCCATCGACACTTCCAGCTGATGCATAA
- a CDS encoding SAF domain-containing protein: MGEQPPTPRRLASRSWFDPRIIGGVVLVVLAVVIGAKVVSASSQTSPVWATTRSLAAGTVLAAGDLVAVEVNLAHTAPRYFAAVDPPIGAVLAVAVGGGELLPSSAMGETERGRIVVIPVQPEAMPPGVGHGSTVDLYLTSPASPSGSTGGERTRLLQADLTVQSVTAPSSGGLSGAGANRYQLAVLLSSKDADRLVRTLPDGSAVVVLVAGGS, from the coding sequence GTGGGGGAACAGCCGCCGACGCCGCGTCGGTTGGCCTCGCGAAGTTGGTTCGACCCGAGAATCATCGGCGGTGTGGTTTTGGTGGTGCTGGCCGTCGTCATCGGAGCCAAAGTTGTCAGTGCCAGTTCCCAGACGTCTCCGGTGTGGGCGACTACGCGAAGCCTCGCTGCGGGCACCGTTTTGGCAGCTGGTGATTTGGTGGCCGTTGAGGTCAATTTGGCGCACACTGCGCCTCGTTATTTCGCCGCTGTTGACCCGCCCATTGGCGCAGTCCTGGCTGTCGCGGTCGGAGGGGGGGAGCTTTTGCCGAGCAGTGCAATGGGCGAGACCGAGCGTGGCCGGATTGTCGTTATTCCGGTACAGCCCGAGGCGATGCCACCCGGGGTGGGGCACGGATCGACGGTGGATCTGTATTTGACTTCTCCTGCCTCACCGAGCGGTTCGACCGGCGGGGAGCGAACCCGTTTGCTGCAAGCCGATCTCACCGTTCAGTCAGTGACGGCGCCGTCATCCGGAGGGCTTTCGGGTGCTGGCGCCAACCGCTACCAGCTGGCAGTGTTACTCAGCTCCAAGGACGCGGACCGGCTCGTTCGCACGCTGCCCGACGGTAGCGCGGTGGTGGTGCTCGTGGCTGGAGGTAGTTGA
- a CDS encoding AAA family ATPase, with the protein MGGVLTAGSGQAWESELVAILDRPDSAMTVVRRCADITEVLASAATGRAHIAVLDSSLRKLDTEAISRLRLCAVAAVGVYPAGEESARARLLALGITALVADDAGVQNMIAVADEAVAELANHPESAVGQSDLRRSQPPISPEVAPAKAASGRGVGIVVAVWGPTGAPGRSTVAMGVADECALLGHRTLLIDADVYGGVLASAFGLLDESPGLAGACRMAANGRLDAAELIRHCWSVTPNLRLLTGISRADRWPELRPSALPKVLGLGSKMADLTVVDCGWSLEADEEISFDTMAPRRNGATLAVLSEADVVLVVGCADPTGMDRLVRALAELKEVAPQPQVMVVLNRIRKTGWSAGQASAALERFSGVRPLQSLPEDRAATDAGWNLGLALSVAAPSSGLRKALMSLALQVAAARSESVA; encoded by the coding sequence ATGGGCGGCGTCTTGACCGCCGGCAGTGGCCAGGCATGGGAGTCCGAGTTGGTAGCGATTCTGGATCGGCCAGACTCGGCGATGACCGTGGTGCGTAGGTGCGCCGACATAACCGAGGTCCTGGCATCGGCGGCCACCGGTCGGGCCCACATTGCGGTGCTGGACAGCAGCCTGCGCAAGCTGGATACCGAAGCCATTTCGAGACTGCGACTGTGCGCAGTCGCCGCAGTGGGCGTCTATCCAGCGGGAGAGGAATCAGCGCGGGCGCGCCTGCTGGCTTTGGGCATCACCGCACTCGTTGCCGACGACGCGGGTGTCCAGAACATGATTGCTGTCGCAGACGAAGCCGTGGCCGAGTTGGCTAACCACCCCGAAAGTGCCGTGGGGCAGTCTGATTTAAGACGCTCACAGCCGCCCATCAGCCCGGAGGTTGCCCCCGCCAAGGCCGCTTCAGGCAGGGGCGTCGGCATTGTTGTCGCTGTCTGGGGGCCGACGGGAGCTCCGGGGAGAAGCACTGTCGCGATGGGAGTCGCCGACGAGTGCGCACTACTTGGTCATCGCACGCTGCTGATCGATGCAGATGTTTACGGCGGCGTGCTCGCTAGTGCGTTTGGTCTCCTCGACGAGTCGCCCGGGCTGGCCGGTGCGTGCAGGATGGCTGCCAACGGACGGCTGGATGCTGCCGAATTGATCCGACACTGTTGGTCGGTCACCCCTAATCTCCGGCTGCTGACTGGAATCTCGCGTGCTGATCGGTGGCCAGAGTTACGCCCTTCAGCACTACCGAAGGTTCTCGGACTCGGGTCGAAGATGGCCGATCTCACCGTGGTGGATTGTGGTTGGTCGCTGGAAGCGGACGAGGAGATCAGTTTCGACACGATGGCGCCACGACGCAATGGTGCGACTTTGGCTGTGCTGAGCGAGGCTGATGTGGTCCTCGTGGTGGGCTGCGCCGATCCGACCGGGATGGACCGGTTGGTGCGCGCACTCGCCGAGCTCAAGGAGGTGGCCCCGCAGCCGCAGGTTATGGTCGTGCTCAATCGAATCCGCAAAACCGGCTGGTCCGCTGGCCAGGCTAGCGCAGCGCTGGAGCGCTTCAGCGGGGTTCGGCCTCTACAGTCGCTGCCCGAAGACAGGGCGGCAACGGACGCCGGATGGAATCTGGGACTCGCGCTGTCGGTAGCGGCGCCGTCATCCGGTTTGCGTAAAGCTTTGATGTCTTTGGCGCTCCAAGTAGCCGCGGCGCGGTCGGAGTCCGTGGCGTAA
- a CDS encoding WS/DGAT/MGAT family O-acyltransferase has translation MSERLSPSDAGFLYTEDLTTPMHVGGVVVLQPSRADFDYTDIYDLIASRLFLVPRYRQKVRFIPGRIARPVWVDDEEFDLTYHVRRSALPRPGTDEQLAELVGRLISRPLDRSRPLWELYVVEGLSGGRVALINKTHHAMVDRVGAVDVAAAILDVSSHPKQLPEQVWLPAPSPSDIDLVVDALADITSRPAEVVDALRLTALDARTAASGVANTFSELFRIASRTIRPAPRSTLNVTVSGQRRFHGVHISLTEVKAIRKAHGGTVNDVILAIIAGALRSFLLSRGEPVIAGTTLRAMVPMSVRQPAAVDPAAETVSEAVPIITHLIDLPVSEPNPVMRLHQVSFAMASHHESGQGMDADSLMELGRFAPPTLHALGARVGSGLSRRLYNVLITNVPGPQIPLYAAGAPVIAMYPVASLAKGQALAISITSYNGGVFFGLTADRDGLPDIAELAQLLVESVDELFAIRGDLAGFAG, from the coding sequence ATGAGCGAGCGGCTTTCCCCGTCGGATGCGGGATTCCTTTACACCGAGGACCTGACCACACCCATGCACGTGGGAGGGGTGGTGGTGCTCCAACCCAGTCGCGCCGATTTCGACTACACCGATATCTACGACCTGATCGCTTCAAGACTCTTTCTCGTGCCGCGTTACCGGCAGAAGGTGAGATTCATCCCCGGGCGCATTGCCCGGCCAGTGTGGGTCGACGATGAAGAATTCGACCTGACCTACCATGTTCGCCGTTCGGCGCTGCCGCGGCCCGGCACCGACGAGCAGCTTGCAGAGTTGGTGGGCAGGTTGATTTCACGACCGCTGGATAGGTCGCGGCCGCTGTGGGAACTGTATGTGGTGGAAGGCCTTTCGGGTGGTCGGGTAGCACTGATCAACAAAACTCACCATGCGATGGTCGATAGGGTCGGCGCTGTCGACGTTGCTGCGGCGATCCTTGATGTCTCGTCGCACCCCAAGCAGTTGCCCGAGCAGGTTTGGCTCCCGGCACCCTCGCCGAGCGACATTGATCTGGTGGTGGACGCGTTGGCCGACATCACGTCTCGTCCCGCTGAAGTTGTTGACGCTCTCCGCCTTACCGCGTTGGATGCGCGGACCGCCGCATCCGGTGTGGCGAATACATTCTCTGAACTTTTCCGGATCGCTAGCCGAACCATTCGACCCGCCCCGCGGTCGACGCTGAACGTAACGGTGTCCGGGCAACGTCGTTTCCACGGTGTTCACATCAGCTTGACCGAAGTGAAAGCAATCCGGAAAGCGCACGGCGGCACGGTGAACGACGTAATTCTGGCCATCATCGCCGGCGCACTGCGGTCCTTTCTCCTCTCGCGGGGAGAGCCCGTCATTGCTGGGACAACGCTGCGCGCGATGGTCCCCATGTCGGTGCGCCAGCCGGCCGCTGTCGACCCAGCAGCCGAGACGGTCAGCGAGGCCGTGCCGATCATCACCCACTTGATTGATTTACCCGTCTCGGAGCCAAACCCCGTGATGCGGCTCCACCAAGTCTCGTTCGCGATGGCAAGCCACCATGAGTCGGGCCAGGGAATGGACGCCGATTCGCTGATGGAATTGGGGAGATTCGCGCCGCCGACCCTGCACGCGTTGGGGGCCCGCGTGGGTTCCGGTTTGTCCCGACGGCTCTACAACGTGCTCATCACCAACGTTCCCGGACCGCAGATCCCTCTCTATGCGGCGGGGGCCCCGGTAATCGCCATGTACCCCGTGGCCTCGCTTGCCAAGGGGCAAGCGTTGGCGATCTCGATCACCTCCTACAACGGCGGAGTATTTTTCGGACTGACAGCCGATCGGGATGGGCTGCCGGATATCGCAGAGTTGGCTCAGCTGCTGGTCGAGTCGGTGGATGAGCTGTTCGCCATTCGGGGGGATCTAGCCGGCTTCGCGGGTTGA
- a CDS encoding DUF6912 family protein, with product MRIYLPSTLTNLAADVRDGYLRPPHGTAFAVTPGLTANYPEADIEELEYLAMQDAARASLRLIASQESSTELGEPRLALRVVVAADVSEVTVRDDLDRGVVRVAGPVPWNVVASVHVDGADASDAVAAAVTVIDAADMGDLDAEFVLGSAQDYELGWYAPNEISYLVAELGFDG from the coding sequence GTGAGGATTTATTTGCCCAGTACCTTAACGAACTTGGCCGCTGATGTCCGGGATGGCTATCTGCGTCCACCGCATGGAACGGCTTTCGCAGTCACGCCGGGGCTGACCGCCAATTACCCCGAAGCTGATATTGAAGAGCTGGAGTACCTCGCGATGCAGGATGCAGCGCGGGCATCCCTGCGGCTGATCGCCTCGCAGGAAAGCAGCACCGAATTGGGAGAGCCCCGTCTGGCGTTGCGAGTGGTGGTAGCCGCGGACGTCTCCGAGGTAACCGTGCGCGATGACCTTGATCGCGGAGTGGTGCGCGTGGCCGGCCCGGTGCCGTGGAATGTGGTCGCATCCGTTCACGTAGACGGAGCGGACGCCTCAGATGCGGTGGCTGCGGCCGTGACGGTGATCGACGCTGCGGATATGGGCGATTTGGATGCCGAGTTCGTGTTGGGAAGCGCACAGGATTACGAGCTTGGCTGGTATGCCCCGAACGAGATTTCGTACCTCGTAGCTGAACTCGGGTTTGACGGCTGA
- a CDS encoding YceI family protein — protein MTSTATTPASSALTTGTWTADTVHSDVAFKVRHMAVGKAKGTFALTSATLTVGADGIASASVVAVIDAASVVTKNADRDAHVRSADFLDTDNFPTMTFASTQVKDFDGETFSLLGDLTLHGVTKAVTLETEYLGETVDAYGATRTGFSAHTSINRKDFGISIEMGFGAGNAVVADKIEISLELEFVKDAS, from the coding sequence ATGACAAGCACCGCAACGACACCCGCATCATCAGCGTTGACCACCGGCACCTGGACCGCTGACACCGTCCACAGCGACGTCGCCTTCAAGGTTCGTCATATGGCTGTCGGCAAGGCCAAAGGAACCTTCGCGTTGACGTCCGCGACGCTCACCGTAGGCGCCGACGGTATCGCTTCCGCGTCTGTTGTCGCAGTCATCGATGCCGCGAGCGTCGTCACCAAGAACGCAGACCGCGACGCGCACGTCCGCTCCGCCGACTTCCTGGACACCGACAATTTCCCGACGATGACCTTCGCCTCTACACAGGTCAAAGACTTTGATGGCGAAACCTTCTCACTTCTGGGCGACCTCACCTTGCACGGAGTCACCAAGGCCGTCACCCTCGAAACCGAATACCTCGGCGAGACCGTCGATGCCTACGGCGCGACCCGCACCGGCTTCTCAGCGCACACGAGCATCAACCGCAAAGATTTCGGCATCTCCATCGAAATGGGCTTCGGCGCAGGTAATGCCGTTGTCGCCGACAAGATTGAGATCTCCCTCGAGCTGGAATTTGTTAAAGACGCATCCTGA
- a CDS encoding SGNH/GDSL hydrolase family protein, protein MTISRYVALGDSFTEGVGDPRPDGTMRGWADLVAGELAKVDAVQDSKFHYANLSIRGKLLGQIVDDQMELALQMAPDLITFAAGGNDILRLGSDIASLLRLCDQVVARMVDHGIRVVLFTGANPSGHLPLGRVIRSYGDRFCSGVRDIALKRGTDLVDMWDEAQLQDSRYWDLDRLHLNAAGHQQVAARVLRTLDIPYPVEWTEEAPALALPEHPLLAQAEYYRGHVLPWVQRRLSGKSSGDEMGAKRPELAPVASEVHHEAC, encoded by the coding sequence ATGACGATCAGCAGGTATGTCGCGCTGGGTGACAGCTTTACCGAAGGTGTGGGCGACCCCCGGCCGGATGGAACTATGCGTGGTTGGGCCGACTTGGTGGCGGGTGAACTAGCCAAGGTGGACGCTGTGCAGGACTCCAAATTCCACTACGCCAACCTTTCTATCCGCGGCAAACTGCTCGGCCAGATCGTCGATGATCAAATGGAACTTGCTTTACAAATGGCGCCCGACCTCATTACGTTTGCCGCCGGTGGCAACGACATCCTGCGTTTGGGTTCAGATATCGCCTCCCTCCTTCGCTTGTGCGATCAGGTGGTGGCGCGGATGGTGGACCATGGGATCCGCGTAGTTCTGTTCACCGGCGCCAACCCATCGGGTCATCTACCGCTCGGACGCGTCATTCGTTCCTACGGAGACAGATTTTGCAGTGGCGTCCGAGACATCGCACTCAAACGTGGAACTGACCTGGTGGATATGTGGGACGAGGCGCAACTGCAGGACTCACGATATTGGGACCTAGACCGCCTGCACCTCAATGCAGCCGGCCACCAGCAGGTCGCTGCCCGGGTACTGCGAACGCTGGACATTCCCTACCCGGTGGAATGGACCGAGGAGGCGCCAGCCTTGGCCCTGCCCGAACACCCACTCCTGGCGCAAGCCGAGTATTACCGGGGGCATGTCCTGCCCTGGGTGCAGCGTCGGCTGAGCGGTAAGTCCTCGGGCGATGAGATGGGCGCCAAGCGCCCCGAGCTCGCCCCGGTCGCCAGCGAGGTCCACCACGAAGCGTGCTGA
- a CDS encoding FtsK/SpoIIIE domain-containing protein gives MHSFNLPITLESLTGIQSLVITCPVGTTWGSVSERVCLLGGVASGVSWFVGGRMAQPDWALGAAPLLTGVRLTAQPVTHRGDAVGVIGVCCVSGPDAGGEVPLEPGKLVLGRDSAADLSVNDPQMSWRHASVALSTDTIEIRDTGSTNGVIVNDAAIADTAIITEKSLIRLGGSLFRVRLMRQRAAILTADGRGRWEVTKPGRVSTTWRSPVLTVPGPAPTRARRALPLLAAGMGAALGVGIAVITGYWTFLLLAALGPLMMLSTAVADRVNGRKSHRRETADHTLLLANHIGALNAAMESDREDAWDRFPDPAEVLTRAAGPSARLWERGPSDDEWLFLRVGVGTRKTRCAMPEPPDVADVPITLDLARAGTVGVSGESQDLLRSILAQLAVLHSPAQLRIVIITRDPDFYALRDLPHSRAPGAGFGSVVSSLDAAAATIAALRCEQPVGRTTVVILDNAHRLRAIPGLAALLESAGRARSATPAPREESRVLFICLEDDARKLPSHCRTLVHVSNGRVVVSDSEGTVEAEADGVSQRRLLDLVANLTPLSAGEAAGGSLPQQIGLSILIPEVFHKVAGPQALRNRWSRPSVRCVIGRGRDADLALDLDADGPHFLVAGTTGSGKSELLQTLVASLASAAPPQVTSFLLVDYKGGSAFAHAALLPHTTGLVTDLDPRSAARVLTSLRAQIRSREKDLAALGLPDLLRWRAVCPETCPPKLVIVVDEFAAMAAELPEFLTGLVDVAQRGRSLGIHLILATQRPAGVVSPAIKANITGRICLRVADDMDSTDVIDAPIAASISRVTPGRAYLRSAKNQRVAFQTGRVAGPWTDPDAEAVMVRLRNPDGTMHPEADCAVRAPDDLTDLGVLVAHCLSAAADLPPVPRPWLPPLPPLLDRATAAHLTGGEDARGALGMLDIPHAGRQELLSLPDGSALFLGPAGSGRSSALRTLAQAHLHRNPLTQLIVLDCTGGLRDLASWPACTTYLTGSEPALLARVTDRLTEELIGRSGAEHSPTPVLVIVDNWEATAAVMDPVDFGACTTKLAELAARGPTSAILVAAGASSRLQHTRAAVGFASRWDFDDPGASSRKHRVDGAPLPDEAAVPGRGSTPGGAQFQLMAPTNDIPGTGSLPATAVITVRSLPTSVSRSALPSPTQHALYWGLGHDDGRPVAFNAAIDQGSMLIAGPRRSGISSALRTITQAALHASIPVLATGMGRLSPENQALTWPGNPLVWVDLRAGPAALEHAFAAHEGPLLVIVDDGHDLQDHPAGTVLTRFLTAAGPGQNLVMGVRSDRLARTFRGLIADVAAYRRGILLQPDGQDGASLDVQLPRRRG, from the coding sequence GTGCACTCCTTCAATCTGCCCATCACGCTCGAGTCTTTGACGGGTATCCAGTCCCTCGTCATCACCTGCCCGGTAGGCACCACGTGGGGCAGCGTGTCGGAGCGAGTGTGCTTGCTGGGTGGAGTTGCCTCCGGGGTTTCGTGGTTCGTCGGAGGCAGAATGGCGCAGCCCGATTGGGCACTCGGAGCGGCCCCTTTGCTCACTGGAGTTCGACTTACTGCGCAGCCTGTGACCCACCGAGGCGATGCCGTGGGCGTCATCGGTGTGTGCTGCGTCAGCGGCCCCGATGCTGGCGGCGAAGTTCCTCTCGAGCCGGGGAAACTCGTTCTCGGCCGCGATAGCGCGGCCGATTTGAGTGTCAACGATCCGCAGATGTCGTGGCGACACGCCAGCGTCGCCCTCTCCACAGACACCATCGAAATACGCGACACGGGTTCCACCAATGGCGTTATCGTCAACGACGCCGCTATCGCAGATACCGCGATCATCACCGAAAAGTCGCTCATTCGCCTAGGCGGCAGTCTCTTTCGCGTTCGATTGATGCGCCAGCGAGCAGCCATCCTGACAGCCGATGGCCGAGGCCGTTGGGAGGTGACCAAACCCGGCAGGGTCAGCACCACGTGGCGGTCCCCCGTGCTCACAGTGCCCGGGCCCGCCCCCACTCGAGCACGGCGCGCTTTGCCCCTCCTGGCGGCCGGAATGGGCGCAGCTTTAGGGGTGGGCATCGCCGTCATTACCGGCTACTGGACGTTTTTACTGCTCGCCGCGCTCGGCCCGCTGATGATGCTGAGCACCGCGGTGGCTGACCGCGTCAACGGCCGCAAATCTCACAGACGAGAAACCGCGGACCACACGCTTCTTCTCGCCAACCACATCGGCGCGCTGAACGCGGCAATGGAATCTGATCGAGAGGATGCCTGGGATCGGTTCCCAGATCCGGCAGAAGTCCTCACGCGGGCAGCTGGACCCTCGGCACGGCTCTGGGAACGCGGACCTTCCGACGACGAGTGGTTATTCCTGCGGGTGGGCGTCGGTACTCGGAAGACCCGATGCGCGATGCCGGAGCCGCCCGATGTAGCCGACGTTCCCATCACCTTGGACCTGGCGCGGGCGGGCACAGTCGGCGTGAGTGGCGAAAGCCAGGACTTACTACGTTCGATCCTGGCCCAGCTGGCCGTGCTTCATTCGCCCGCGCAGCTTCGCATCGTCATCATCACCCGTGATCCCGACTTCTACGCGCTCCGCGATCTGCCCCATTCACGCGCTCCAGGGGCGGGATTTGGCTCGGTGGTCAGCTCACTCGACGCAGCAGCCGCGACCATTGCCGCGCTTCGGTGTGAGCAGCCTGTTGGCCGCACCACTGTCGTAATTCTCGACAATGCGCATCGTCTGCGCGCTATCCCGGGTTTGGCGGCGCTCCTCGAGAGCGCTGGTAGGGCCCGGAGTGCTACGCCGGCTCCCCGTGAGGAGTCAAGGGTCCTCTTTATTTGCCTGGAGGATGATGCCCGGAAGCTTCCTTCCCACTGCCGGACACTGGTTCACGTCAGCAACGGCCGAGTCGTCGTGTCTGACTCCGAGGGGACGGTAGAAGCCGAGGCCGACGGTGTCAGTCAGCGCAGGCTGTTGGATCTCGTGGCCAACCTGACCCCGTTGAGCGCCGGGGAAGCGGCCGGGGGCTCCCTGCCGCAACAGATCGGCCTGTCGATTCTGATTCCCGAGGTGTTTCACAAGGTCGCTGGCCCTCAAGCGTTGCGCAATCGCTGGTCTCGGCCCAGCGTCCGGTGCGTCATTGGACGCGGACGCGATGCAGACTTGGCCCTCGACCTCGACGCAGACGGACCCCATTTTCTCGTCGCCGGCACCACCGGATCTGGAAAGTCCGAACTGTTGCAAACATTGGTGGCGTCGCTGGCTTCCGCGGCTCCGCCGCAAGTAACCTCTTTCCTGCTAGTGGATTACAAAGGCGGGTCTGCGTTCGCGCACGCCGCATTACTCCCGCATACCACCGGTCTCGTGACCGACCTCGACCCTCGCTCGGCGGCTAGGGTACTGACCAGCCTTCGGGCCCAGATCCGTTCGCGTGAAAAGGATTTGGCTGCTTTGGGCCTTCCCGATTTGTTGCGATGGCGCGCTGTGTGCCCCGAGACTTGTCCGCCCAAATTAGTGATCGTCGTCGACGAATTTGCGGCTATGGCCGCCGAACTGCCAGAGTTCCTGACCGGGCTGGTCGACGTCGCGCAGCGAGGTAGGTCCTTAGGAATCCATTTGATCCTTGCTACCCAGCGCCCGGCAGGCGTCGTAAGCCCAGCCATTAAGGCAAACATCACCGGCCGGATCTGCTTACGTGTCGCCGACGATATGGATTCCACCGACGTCATCGACGCACCCATCGCGGCTTCCATCTCCCGCGTTACACCAGGCCGCGCTTACTTGCGCAGCGCCAAAAACCAGCGGGTTGCCTTCCAAACCGGCCGGGTTGCCGGCCCCTGGACAGACCCTGACGCCGAGGCCGTGATGGTCCGGCTGCGCAATCCGGATGGAACGATGCACCCGGAGGCTGACTGCGCGGTTCGCGCGCCGGATGACCTGACCGATTTGGGGGTTCTAGTAGCGCATTGCCTCAGTGCCGCTGCCGACCTTCCACCAGTGCCGCGCCCCTGGCTACCGCCGCTACCACCGCTGTTGGACCGGGCAACCGCCGCTCATCTCACGGGTGGCGAAGATGCCCGCGGCGCACTAGGAATGCTCGACATTCCGCATGCTGGCCGACAGGAACTCCTATCCCTACCCGACGGCTCAGCACTGTTTCTCGGCCCCGCCGGAAGCGGCCGCAGCAGCGCTCTGCGCACCCTGGCGCAGGCGCACCTACACCGTAATCCGCTGACCCAATTGATCGTGCTGGACTGCACTGGTGGACTGCGCGACCTCGCCTCGTGGCCAGCATGCACTACGTACCTCACTGGAAGTGAACCGGCACTTTTGGCTCGGGTCACCGACCGGCTCACCGAGGAGCTGATCGGCCGATCGGGTGCCGAGCACTCCCCCACACCTGTGCTGGTCATTGTCGATAACTGGGAGGCGACCGCGGCCGTCATGGACCCCGTCGACTTCGGCGCCTGCACTACCAAACTCGCCGAACTTGCCGCGCGAGGACCCACCAGTGCAATTCTGGTGGCGGCTGGTGCCAGCTCTCGGCTTCAGCACACCAGAGCAGCGGTCGGATTTGCCTCGCGATGGGATTTCGATGACCCCGGGGCGTCCTCCCGGAAGCACCGCGTCGACGGCGCGCCCCTCCCTGACGAAGCAGCGGTGCCGGGGCGCGGGAGCACTCCCGGCGGTGCGCAATTTCAATTGATGGCGCCCACCAACGACATCCCTGGCACTGGCTCACTGCCAGCAACCGCGGTGATCACGGTGCGTTCGCTCCCCACTTCGGTCTCACGCTCCGCCCTGCCCTCCCCCACACAGCATGCTCTGTACTGGGGGCTGGGCCATGACGACGGGCGCCCCGTGGCCTTCAACGCAGCAATCGATCAAGGATCAATGTTGATCGCCGGGCCACGCCGCAGCGGTATCAGTAGCGCGCTGCGCACCATCACCCAGGCTGCACTGCACGCTTCGATTCCAGTGCTAGCAACGGGTATGGGGAGGCTGAGTCCGGAAAATCAGGCTCTCACTTGGCCTGGAAATCCTCTTGTCTGGGTAGATCTGCGGGCTGGCCCAGCAGCACTCGAACACGCTTTCGCCGCGCATGAGGGCCCGCTGCTGGTGATTGTTGACGACGGGCACGACCTCCAGGATCATCCTGCTGGCACAGTCCTCACCCGTTTTCTTACTGCGGCTGGTCCGGGCCAGAACCTCGTCATGGGGGTGCGCTCCGACCGGCTCGCCAGGACCTTTCGGGGGCTCATTGCCGACGTCGCCGCCTACCGACGCGGCATTCTGCTGCAGCCTGATGGCCAAGACGGCGCAAGCCTGGATGTCCAACTGCCGCGGCGAAGGGGGTAA